AGGCGCCCCTGAAGGTCTCATGGGCGAACAGATCCCCTTGGGGGCAAGGGTGCTGAGGGCAATACTCTTCGCCGAAGAGCTCTGTGCCGACGGCGGACCCGTAGAGGCCGTGGTCGAAGGCGTACGGAGAAATATGCACAGGGTCCTCGACCCGAGGGTTGCCAATCCTCTCATAGAATTTCTCTTAGACAGGAGAAAAAAAGAAGGCGGAAAGATGAAGCTCCCCCTCGAAGGCTTAAAACCCGGAATGGTGGTAGCCGAGGACGTCTACGCCGCAAGCGGAGTAAAGCTCCTCCCCAAAGGCGTACAGCTCCAGGAAAAGATCCTCTCCCTCCTCATGGAAAGAAACCGTACGGATCCCATAGTGGGAGGGGTTTATATCGCAAGAGATAACTAAGGGGAAGAAATTTAGACGAACCCCTGCAGCCCCTTCGCAGGTCGCCCGAGAAGCAGCTCACTCGGCCCACCCACCAGAGCACGTTGCAATTATCAAGAATTATAAATCCTGAAGCCATAACCGAAATGCCGACCCTGTGGGCATCCGTCCAGCCTTCCGAATAGGCATCCGTGGCATAGGTTGCCTATTCCCGCTTTCAGATGCGGCATTCAATGGATAGGCGGGAATTTTATCCTTGAAATCTTTTGCGCCCTAACGCACAATAGATTCGGTACCCGGAGAAGTGTGGCGACGGTATATGGTAATCCAGTCAGCCAACCAAAATTGACCCTGATAAGGGTTGAAAGGAGCCTATATGAAATCGTCGTATCGGATTGCATTTGTTCTCCTCCTGGCCTTTCTTCTTGGTGCGTGCCAACCGCAACAACGGACCTTCACCGAGGGAGAAAAGGAAACGGTCAGGAAAGAAGTCAAAGATCAGTTCAATCAACTGATCTCGGCAGTAAATCAGTCGAATGCGGATGCATGGTCCAAGTATTATAGCAAGGACGAGTTTCTATCAGCAACGGCCGGCACAGATTATTATGCTACCCGAAGTGCGTGGGTAGATCTGATCACGAAACATTTCGCAATGCGAGATCGTCAGCACGTTGAGCCTCTCGAAGTACGAGTTACCCCACTGGCCCCAAACGTAGCCCTTATGACAAGCCGGGAGAATTCGGAGATGACGTTGAAAAGTGGAAAGCATACCAAATCCAAACATGTTTTCACGATGATATGGAAAAAAGAACCGGAGGGCTGGAAGATCGTCCATTCTCAGGAATCGTGGACGGACGAGCAAGTCAAATGATATTTATTAAGTGAAAATGCCTCATTTTGGCCTCTGCATATATACGGAAATTTAGAAATCGGACGCGCAATATCGATTGAAATGACGAAGCACGAGCGTCCCTCTGCCATCCTATATTTCTATGGGGGCGCGCGCATGCCGGCAACGCCGTCACCGGAGCCTTCCGCTGCAGGGTCCCCCAGCCCCTACGCAAGTCGCTCCAGAAGTAGCCCCCTTAAGCCCACCCGTCAGGGCGAGTGAAGTTGTTTCAAAACTTTCTCCAAAACCCGAACCAGTGGCGGTTTATCCAACGAAAGATATGCAGCGTTGCCCTACTATGAGGATGAATTGCCTATTATAAACAGACGAAAAGAGGGGAGCAAAGACCCCATTTAAATAATGATGCCGTCGTAATGCCCTTATATGATTGAAAAGTGCCTCGAATTTAGATGAAAGCACTCGGTTTTACTGGTGGCTCCGGCATTGATGTGCGGCATACCTGATTTCTCGTGACATTCGACAGTATAAGCGAACACATCATGGTTGACCTTTCATAAAGTATGGAGCATAATAGATTTCGATTGGGAGACAAGAAACCTCCCGGCAGTAAGCCCAGCCGATAAGAGAAGAGAGTTCTCTCCCGCTCTTTTGAATGTTCAGAATTTAATAATTCGATCGACCTACTTGACCGCCTTAAGGAGAAGAGGAATAAGATGACAAAGAAATACACTCATTCTGAAAGATTCAGAGGATTCAGAGGATTTTATAAATATGGGACCAATCTGACCTTGCCTGCGCTTTTCGTTGTGCTGGTTTTATCAGTGTTCGCTCATCAATGTTATGGTTTCTCAATGGTCGCCTCCCCCAGGATTTCCGCCTCCCCCGCCTCTCTCAACTTCGGGAATGTAAAATCCGGCGCCACATCTTCAGTTAAAACGATCACGGTGAAAAACACGGGCACCTCGGACCTTGTGATAGGAAGCATTGACATCACAGGGACCAACGCCTCCGAATTCAGCCAAACAAACGATTGCACAATGATTACGGCAGGTGCTTCATGCGTCGTCAGCGGAACATTTGCGCCCACAACCCCCTTTGGAAAAAAGAGTGCGGTAGTGAGTATTATCTCTAACGACCCCGTGAAGCCGAATTTAAATGTGAAGGTCTCGGGTAGCGCTCCTCCTCCCAGGGTTTCTGCCTCCCCTGTGTCCCTCAGTTTCGGTAGTGTAAGACCTGGAGCCACATCTTCACTTAAGACGATCACGGTGAAAAACACGGGCACCTCCGATCTTGTGATAGGAAGCATCGACATCACAGGGACCAACGCCTCCGAATTCAGCCAAACAAACAATTGCACGAACATTACGGCAGGTGCTTCATGCGTCGTCAGCGGAACATTTGCGCCCACACCTCCCTCCGGCAATAAGAGCGCAATAGTGAGTATTACCTCTAACGACCCTGCGAAGCTCACCGTAAACGTGAAGCTTTCGGGAACTACTGCAGTGGTCCCCAGGGACGCGGGGGGCGTATTACTGACGAGCGGTCGGTTCGGAGCTCTCATGGTCGGCGGCAGGGCCGGTGAGATGCTTCTCCCTATGGTTGACCGGGATGGGTCGGGCAACGCCAC
This DNA window, taken from Syntrophorhabdaceae bacterium, encodes the following:
- a CDS encoding nuclear transport factor 2 family protein, with protein sequence MKSSYRIAFVLLLAFLLGACQPQQRTFTEGEKETVRKEVKDQFNQLISAVNQSNADAWSKYYSKDEFLSATAGTDYYATRSAWVDLITKHFAMRDRQHVEPLEVRVTPLAPNVALMTSRENSEMTLKSGKHTKSKHVFTMIWKKEPEGWKIVHSQESWTDEQVK
- a CDS encoding choice-of-anchor D domain-containing protein, with protein sequence MSLSFGSVRPGATSSLKTITVKNTGTSDLVIGSIDITGTNASEFSQTNNCTNITAGASCVVSGTFAPTPPSGNKSAIVSITSNDPAKLTVNVKLSGTTAVVPRDAGGVLLTSGRFGALMVGGRAGEMLLPMVDRDGSGNATRIT